In a genomic window of Echeneis naucrates chromosome 4, fEcheNa1.1, whole genome shotgun sequence:
- the cbarpb gene encoding voltage-dependent calcium channel beta subunit-associated regulatory protein — MSNESTVWNILPKNSTEIPFEAEEQQDGYVLPLVILSIVLVGTLIFISILLIACRRCCRGGQFCDRASDDPEKTNTIYVEESQPTHEITIRVDESDCLSMASSHDQETERFLSTGTTGRRVSFNEAALFDHGKKAQEKGRRYTLTEGDFHHLKNARLTHLHIPPPALKIVTIHECDSAENTITMTTRPVTKSALSIFQPMLSPLPQTALTSLSVNPSCALPGDALNSVVDTSFSKNTLAPGAKELSSSSIEIIGAGPRGRGSSVSVGEGAAVGCSTPPALCGAGSQGPMLQFFTKLRRHASLEGASPYFKIKKWKLDSSQRASSLDTRGSPKRRQFQRQRAASESMDQDDNDAHHIDLIQYIARTQDITYRPSQPTTRLLSPPSTPPPSLGRVEVEVMVESHSGHGGPGVIGLSPDPQDEAPVLARREGADPLDPSDPHDPQSLYRDIWTLRATLEQYAASDQSSNNDRNSVCSDADSVCSLGGRAETERGGLPSQLSQDLGDEAEDGEDDKGFLLYTDDKLGMKERKHRKQESTESERGGSNGETGTRKLLQMDSGYASIEAPTRGPEDLRLFGSSSINGSPKDRTAHEKRHNFTNAGRSGTIGDSFESHLFEEEPEDELLGASGGVSIEMGADSLSWFPYGQMLTPREAAQPPPEPPTLHRRDYSIDEKTDALFHEFLRHDPQFDQQESLLRKHRSRIHLRKQWQRHKQWSDPGVRHFQSSFERQRTPLRRGDSVNYPLDTSYHSTLPRIVSAPDEETSDGTCSTPDTPKVQPTAIEDGGKDREQGITVRDNEDTTSSSPPLPHPSMSEKDEGLNEHPGLQEDSKLSGLPSEPPGERSPPQLPDSSGYGPQTITAEITDKLTANLDDRLYMGLRRTRDTGTECVTVTAMHASPDHSPV, encoded by the exons AAATCACCATCAGGGTGGATGAGTCAGACTGCCTGTCAATGGCCAGCTCTCATGACCAAGAGACAGAGCGCTTTCTCTCCACGGGCACCACAGGCCGTCGTGTCTCCTTCAATGAGGCTGCACTGTTCGACCATGGCAAGAAGGCCCAGGAGAAGGGCCGCAG GTACACTCTGACAGAAGGTGACTTTCACCACCTGAAGAATGCCCGCCTCACACACCTGCACATCCCTCCCCCGGCCCTCAAGATAGTCACCATCCACGAGTGCGACTCGGCTGAGAACACCATCACCATGACAACTCGCCCTGTCACTAAGTCAGCACTATCCATCTTCCAG CCAATGTTGTCCCCCCTTCCACAAACAGCACTGACCAGCCTAAGTGTCAATCCCAGCTGCGCCCTGCCCGGAGATGCTCTCAACTCGGTGGTGGACACCAGCTTCAGCAAGAACACTCTAGCACCCGGCGCAAAAGAGCTGAGTTCCAGCTCT ATCGAGATAATTGGAGCTGGGCCCCGGGGCAGAGGCAGCAGCGTCAGTGTTGGTGAAGGGGCTGCAGTGGGCTGCAGCactcctcctgctctttgtgGTGCAGGGAGCCAGGGGCCCATGCTACAATTCTTCACAAAACTGCGGCGCCATGCAAGTCTCGAGGGTGCAAGTCCCTACTTCAAGATCAAGAAATGGAAGCTGGACAGCAGCCAGAGAGCCTCAAGTCTGGACACCAGGG GCTCTCCAAAGAGAAGACAGTTCCAGCGCCAGCGAGCCGCCAGTGAGAGCATGGATCAGGATGACAATGACGCACACCACATAGACCTCATCCAGTACATCGCCCGCACCCAGGACATAACCTACCGTCCAAGCCAGCCCACCACACGCCTCCTCTCACCTCCCTCTacaccacccccctccctcgGCAG AGTAGAGGTTGAGGTGATGGTGGAGTCCCACAGCGGTCATGGAGGACCAGGGGTCATTGGCCTGTCCCCTGATCCCCAAGATGAAGCACCGGTCCTGGCTAGAAGGGAAGGTGCTGATCCCTTGGACCCCTCAGATCCCCACGACCCCCAATCACTTTACAGAGACATCTGGACCCTACGTGCAACACTGGAGCAGTACGCCGCTTCCGATCAGAGCAGCAACAATGACAGGAACTCTGTCTGCAGTGATGCTGATAGTGTTTGTTCCCTGGGCGGGCGcgctgagacagagagaggagggttACCCAGCCAACTGTCCCAGGATTTAGGGGATGAggcagaggatggagaggatgatAAAGGCTTTTTGCTGTATACTGATGATAAGTTGGGAATGAAAGAGCGAAAACATAGGAAACAGGAAAGCACAGAATCAGAGCGAGGTGGTAGCAATGGAGAAACAGGGACTCGTAAACTCCTGCAGATGGACAGTGGGTATGCGTCGATTGAGGCTCCAACTCGAGGTCCAGAAGACCTGCGACTGTTtgggagcagcagcatcaatgGCAGCCCAAAGGACAGGACAGCCCACGAGAAGAGGCACAACTTCACCAACGCAGGCCGATCTGGCACTATCGGAGACAGTTTTGAGTCTCATCTCTTTGAGGAAGAGCCAGAAGATGAGTTGTTGGGTGCTAGTGGTGGTGTTTCCATAGAAATGGGTGCTGATTCGCTGAGTTGGTTCCCATATGGTCAGATGCTCACACCTCGAGAGGCTGCTCAACCTCCACCTGAACCGCCGACCCTGCACAGACGAGACTACAGCATAGATGAGAAGACTGATGCGTTATTCCATGAGTTCCTCCGCCACGACCCTCAATTTGATCAGCAAGAGTCGCTGCTAAGGAAACACCGGTCCCGAATCCACCTGCGCAAGCAGTGGCAACGGCACAAACAGTGGAGTGACCCCGGGGTCAGACATTTCCAGTCCTCCTTTGAGAGGCAGCGGACCCCACTACGGAGGGGTGACAGTGTAAACTATCCACTGGACACGAGCTACCACAGCACCCTGCCCCGCATTGTCAGTGCTCCCGACGAGGAGACCAGCGATGGGACTTGCAGCACTCCTGACACTCCAAAGGTACAGCCCACAGCCATCGAGGACGGGGGCAAGGACAGGGAGCAGGGCATCACTGTCAGAGACAATGAGGAcaccacttcctcctctcctccacttcctcatCCCTCCATGTCAGAGAAAGATGAAGGGCTGAATGAGCACCCCGGTCTTCAGGAGGACAGCAAACTGTCAGGACTCCCCTCTGAGCCTCCAGGCGAACGCTCGCCACCCCAGCTCCCCGACTCTTCAGGCTACGGCCCACAAACCATCACAGCAGAGATCACAGACAAACTGACTGCCAACCTGGATGACAGATTGTACATGGGCCTTCGCCGGACCAGGGACACAGGCACTGAGTGTGTGACGGTGACAGCCATGCACGCTTCTCCAGACCACAGCCCAGTGTAG
- the fstl3 gene encoding follistatin-related protein 3: MNFLIFVFGFILSVYQIGRNPASAGMCWLQQSQDLKCDMVLMRGVTREECCAGDRLDTAWSNTSLPMNEVSLLGFLGIVSCKPCKETCEGVKCSPGKVCKMKMGRPQCVCSPDCSHISRKHAVCGSDGKTYRDECALLMAHCMGHPDLEVMYQGECKKSCSNVVCPGTHTCVTDQTNSAHCVMCRTTPCPIPMPSEQPICGNDNITYPSACHLRRATCFLGRSIGVRHYGHCNTPPRKAQDFEGSEENAV; this comes from the exons ATGaactttttgatttttgtttttgggtttatTCTCTCTGTATATCAGATTGGGAGGAATCCAGCCAGTG CTGGGATGTGTTGGCTGCAGCAGAGTCAGGATCTGAAGTGCGACATGGTGCTGATGAGAGGGGTGACCAGAGAGGAGTGCTGTGCTGGGGACCGCCTGGACACAGCATGGTCAAACACCAGCCTGCCCATGAATGAGGTCAGCCTGCTGGGTTTCCTGGGAATCGTCTCTTGTAAACCATGCAAAG AGACATGCGAGGGAGTCAAATGCAGTCCGGGGAAGGTTTGCAAGATGAAGATGGGaaggcctcagtgtgtgtgctctcccGACTGCTCTCACATTTCCCGAAAGCATGCTGTGTGTGGCAGTGATGGAAAGACGTATAGGGATGAGTGTGCTCTGCTGATGGCCCACTGCATGGGACACCCAGACCTGGAGGTCATGTACCAGGGAGAGTGCAAAA AGTCGTGCTCCAACGTGGTGTGTCCCGGAACTCACACCTGCGTGACTGACCAGACCAACAGCGCTCACTGCGTCATGTGCCGCACAACACCTTGCCCGATACCCATGCCATCCGAGCAGCCAATCTGCGGCAACGACAACATCACCTACCCCAGCGCCTGCCACCTCCGTCGGGCCACCTGCTTCCTCGGCCGCTCCATAGGAGTCCGCCACTACGGCCACTGCAACA CTCCCCCTCGGAAAGCTCAGGACTTCGAAGGCAGCGAGGAAAATGCAGTCTAG